A single region of the Salvia miltiorrhiza cultivar Shanhuang (shh) chromosome 8, IMPLAD_Smil_shh, whole genome shotgun sequence genome encodes:
- the LOC130999522 gene encoding cytochrome b5-like gives MSKVFTLAEVSEHSTNKDCWLLIGGKVYDVTKFLDDHPGGDEVLLQSTGKDATDDFEDVGHSSTARAMLDEYYVGDIDSATIPSKATYTPPKQVQLNQDKSPGLVIRLLQILVPLLILGVAVGVRFYTKSSA, from the exons ATGTCTAAGGTTTTTACTTTGGCTGAGGTCTCTGAGCACAGCACCAACAAGGATTGTTGGCTCTTAATCGGGGGAAAG GTTTATGATGTGACGAAATTCTTGGATGATCATCCAGGAGGCGACGAAGTTTTGTTGCAGTCGACAG GGAAGGACGCGACCGATGATTTTGAGGATGTGGGGCACAGCTCGACTGCAAGGGCCATGTTGGACGAGTACTATGTGGGCGACATTGATTCAGCGACCATTCCCAGCAAGGCCACGTACACGCCCCCAAAGCAGGTGCAGTTGAACCAGGACAAATCACCAGGTTTGGTCATCAGGCTCCTCCAGATCTTGGTTCCCCTCCTTATCTTGGGTGTGGCTGTCGGTGTTCGTTTCTATACCAAATCATCGGCCtaa
- the LOC130999521 gene encoding BTB/POZ domain-containing protein At5g48800-like — MDKHHQQQLPLSKSASQRCNEWVFRDVPSDIIIQVEGGAFSLHKFPLVSRSGRMRKLVAEHREADVSKIELLSLPGGAESFELAAKFCYGINFEITAANVAQLCCVSDYLEMTEEYSKNNLGSRAEEYLDSVVCKNLEMCVVVLQQCENLLPLADELQIVVRCIDAIASKACVEQIASSFSRLEYSSSGRLHMSKQPKCEGDWWIEDISVLRVDLYQRVITAVKCRGVRPESVGASLVNYAEKELIKKSSLWNQPNQAAVDPVSGASSHERLVVETIVSLLPVEKFAVPITFLFGMLRSAVMLDCSVACRLDLERRIGSQLDIATLDDLLIPSFRHAGDTLFDVETVHRILVNFSQMDDSDEDMDEESVFESDSPSSPSQTALFKVSKLVDNYLAEIAPDANLKLNIFVAIAETLPAHARTVHDGLYRAIDIYLKAHQALSEPDKRKLCKLIDFQKLSQEAGVHAAQNERLPIQSIVQVLYYEQLRLRNSLFCSYPDEDPKPIHQSWRINSGARSAAMSPRDNYASLRRENRDLKLELARMRMRLNDLEKDHVYMKRNFERSTSRKFMSSFSKKIFKLNIFNHIPSRGSSSPSKHSQISESKFTREHSQPASLL; from the exons GGTGTTTCGTGATGTTCCAAGTGACATAATCATCCAAGTCGAGGGGGGTGCATTTTCATTGCACAAG TTCCCTCTTGTTTCACGAAGTGGGCGAATGCGGAAGTTGGTTGCAGAGCACCGGGAAGCAGATGTCTCCAAAATCGAGCTTCTTAGCCTACCAGGAGGTGCCGAGTCATTTGAGCTGGCGGCCAAGTTTTGTTATGGTATCAACTTTGAGATCACAGCTGCAAATGTTGCTCAGCTCTGCTGCGTTTCTGATTACCTAGAAATGACCGAAGAGTACTCAAAGAACAATCTTGGTTCCAGAGCTGAAGAATATCTTGATAGTGTTGTATGCAAAAACCTCGAAATGTGCGTCGTAGTCCTTCAGCAATGCGAAAACCTACTTCCACTTGCGGACGAGCTACAAATTGTCGTCCGATGCATTGATGCAATAGCTTCCAAAGCTTGTGTCGAGCAAATTGCTTCGAGTTTCTCACGATTGGAGTACAGCAGCTCAGGGAGACTTCACATGAGCAAGCAACCTAAATGTGAAGGGGATTGGTGGATTGAAGATATTTCAGTGCTTCGCGTCGACTTGTATCAAAGAGTCATAACTGCTGTAAAATGCCGTGGGGTGAGGCCAGAAAGTGTTGGGGCATCACTCGTAAATTATGCAGAGAAAGAGTTAATCAAAAAGTCCAGCTTATGGAATCAGCCCAACCAGGCTGCAGTTGATCCGGTGTCGGGTGCAAGCAGCCACGAAAGACTTGTTGTTGAGACGATAGTTAGTCTCCTCCCAGTCGAGAAATTTGCTGTTCCTATCACTTTTCTGTTTGGTATGCTGCGGAGCGCTGTGATGCTTGATTGCTCGGTTGCTTGTAGGCTTGATCTTGAGAGGAGGATAGGATCCCAGTTAGATATAGCAACTCTAGACGATCTCTTGATCCCTTCTTTCCGACATGCTGGTGATACGTTGTTTGATGTCGAAACTGTTCACAGAATATTGGTGAACTTTTCTCAGATGGATGATAGTGATGAAGATATGGATGAGGAATCAGTCTTTGAATCTGATAGTCCTTCTTCGCCCTCTCAAACCGCGTTGTTTAAGGTCTCTAAACTAGTGGATAATTATCTAGCCGAGATCGCACCTGATGCAAATCTCAAGCTCAATATCTTTGTAGCTATCGCAGAAACCTTGCCAGCACATGCACGAACTGTCCACGACGGGTTATACCGAGCTATTGATATTTACCTCAAA GCTCATCAAGCTTTATCCGAACCCGATAAGAGAAAGCTGTGCAAATTGATAGATTTTCAGAAACTATCACAGGAAGCTGGAGTGCATGCTGCACAAAACGAACGCCTTCCCATCCAATCGATAGTCCAAGTGCTCTACTATGAGCAGTTAAGACTTCGAAACTCCTTGTTCTGTTCCTATCCAGATGAGGATCCGAAGCCTATCCACCAATCGTGGCGGATCAACAGTGGAGCGCGAAGTGCTGCAATGTCTCCCCGGGACAACTATGCTTCTTTGAGGCGAGAGAACAGGGACTTGAAGCTGGAGTTGGCGAGGATGCGGATGAGGTTAAACGATTTGGAGAAAGATCATGTCTACATGAAGAGGAATTTCGAGAGGTCCACTTCAAGAAAATTCATGAGTTCATTTTCAAAGAAGATCTTTAAATTGAATATCTTTAATCATATCCCGTCACGGGGATCGAGCTCCCCATCGAAGCACTCTCAAATATCGGAGTCTAAGTTTACAAGAGAACATAGCCAGCCAGCCAGCCTACTCTAA